The [Limnothrix rosea] IAM M-220 genome includes the window AGAATCGTTATTCTTCCCCCTTGAATTTATGAGAAACGCTACAACATATAGAGTGAATTTTTGTGATCTCCGTATGTTTAAACTGTTTCGCACCCTCGTGATTTCCCTGTGCCTTGTTGCGTTGCTGTGGTTACCGACCAATGAAGCCCAAGCCCTCGGCGGCAAACAACCTGATCTCAATGCACCCGCTCCCCAATTCACCTTGCTCGGTAATGCTGGTGACGGTGAAATTGACGAGTATTCCTTGAGTGATTATCTCGGCCAATGGGTGGTGCTGTATTTTTACCCCCAAGACTTTACCCCCGGCTGCACCCTTGAGGCGCGACGCTTTCAACAGGATTTGCCTGAATATAACGAGCGTAATGTGCAAATTCTTGGCGTTAGTGTGGATGATGTCAATTCCCACGAACAGTTTTGCGATGCAGAAGGTCTGAAATTTCCGCTCCTCGCAGACAGTAAAGGCGAAGTGAGCAAAAGTTATGGTTCTTACCTCACAGGTTATTCTCTCCGCCACACCTATCTCGTTGATCCTGAGGGTCTTTTGCGTAAAGTTTATCTTGGTGTAAACCCTGCTATTCATAGCCAAGAAGTCCTTGCAGACCTTGATTCTTTGACAGCGAATTCCTAAATTTGCCACCCCCAATGGGGTAAAATCAGCTAGTTAAAGTTTGTTCCCGTCGTTGTTTTAGAAAAAAAGATTCCTCCATGATTCACGATATTTTCATGCCCGCCCTCAGTTCCACGATGACCGAAGGTAAGATCGTCTCTTGGACAAAGTCTCCGGGCGATAAAGTTGCTAAAGGTGAAACCGTTGTCGTGGTGGAATCTGACAAGGCTGATATGGATGTGGAGTCTTTTAATGAAGGCTTCCTTGCGGCAATTGTTGTTGATGCGGGTGATGAAGCGCCTGTGGGTTCGGCGATCGCCCTCATTGCAGAAACGGAAGCAGAAATCGAAGAGGCCAAGCAAAAGGCGGCGGCTCTTAAAGGTGGCGGTAGTGCACCAGCTCCAGCTCCGGCGGCTCCTGCGCCTACTCCAGCCCCAGCTCCGGCGGCGACAACGACCACCCCAGCGACCACACCGGCTCCTGCTCCGGTAGTCAATGAAGGTAGAATTGTTGCCTCCCCCAGAGCGAAAAAGCTCGCTAAA containing:
- a CDS encoding peroxiredoxin yields the protein MFKLFRTLVISLCLVALLWLPTNEAQALGGKQPDLNAPAPQFTLLGNAGDGEIDEYSLSDYLGQWVVLYFYPQDFTPGCTLEARRFQQDLPEYNERNVQILGVSVDDVNSHEQFCDAEGLKFPLLADSKGEVSKSYGSYLTGYSLRHTYLVDPEGLLRKVYLGVNPAIHSQEVLADLDSLTANS